From a region of the Pongo pygmaeus isolate AG05252 chromosome 5, NHGRI_mPonPyg2-v2.0_pri, whole genome shotgun sequence genome:
- the ENPP5 gene encoding ectonucleotide pyrophosphatase/phosphodiesterase family member 5 isoform X2 yields MFDPIRNKSFSLDHMNIYDSKFWEEATPIWITNQRAGHTSGAAMWPGTDVKIHKRFPTHYMPYNESVSFEDRVAKIIEWFTSKEPINLGLLYWEDPDDMGHHLGPDSPLMGPVISDIDKKLGYLIQMLKKAKLWNTLNLIITSDHGMTQCSEERLIELDQYLDKDHYTLIDQSPVAAILPKEGKFDEVYEALTHAHPNLTVYKKEEIPERWHYKYNSRIQPIIAVADEGWHILQNKSDDFLLGNHGYDNALAEMHPIFLAHGPAFRKNFSKEAMNSTDLYPLLCHLLNITTMPHNGSFWNVQDLLNSAMPRVVPYTQSTILLPGSVKPAEYDQEGSYPYFIGVSLGSIIVIVFFVIFIKHLIHSQIPALQDMHAEIAQPLLQA; encoded by the exons ATGTTTGATCCTATTCGGAACAAATCTTTCTCCTTGGATCACATGAATATTTATGATTCCAAGTTTTGGGAAGAAGCGACACCAATATGGATCACAAACCAGAGGGCAGGACATACTAGTGGTGCAGCCATGTGGCCCGGAACAGATGTAAAAATACATAAGCGCTTTCCTACTCATTACATGCCTTACAATGAGTCAGTTTCATTTGAAGATAGAGTTGCCAAAATTATTGAATGGTTTACGTCAAAAGAGCCCATAAATCTTGGTCTTCTCTATTGGGAAGACCCTGATGACATGGGGCACCATTTGGGACCTGACAGTCCGCTCATGGGGCCTGTCATTTCAGATATTGACAAGAAGTTAGGATATCTCATACAAATGCTAAAAAAGGCGAAATTGTGGAACACTCTGAACCTAATCATCACAAGTGATCATGGAATGACGCAGTGCTCTGAGGAAAGGTTAATAGAACTTGACCAGTACCTGGATAAAGACCACTATACCCTGATTGATCAATCTCCAGTAGCAGCCATCTTGCCAAAAGAAG GTAAATTTGATGAAGTCTATGAAGCACTAACTCACGCTCATCCTAATCTTACTGTTTACAAAAAAGAAGAGATTCCAGAAAGGTGGCATTACAAATACAACAGTCGAATTCAACCAATCATAGCAGTGGCTGACGAAGGGTGGCACATTTTACAGAATAAGTCAGATGACTTTCTGT TAGGCAACCACGGTTATGATAATGCGTTAGCAGAAATGCATCCAATATTTTTAGCCCATGGTCCTGCCTTCAGaaagaatttctcaaaagaagccatGAACTCCACAGATTTGTACCCACTACTATGTCACCTCCTCAATATCACCACCATGCCACACAATGGATCATTCTGGAATGTCCAGGATCTGCTCAATTCAGCAATGCCAAGGGTGGTCCCTTATACACAGAGTACTATACTCCTCCCTGGTAGTGTTAAACCAGCAGAATATGACCAAGAGGGGTCATACCCTTATTTCATAGGGGTCTCTCTTGGCAGCATTATAgtgattgtattttttgtaattttcattaaacatttaattCACAGTCAAATACCTGCCTTACAAGATATGCATGCTGAAATAGCTCAACCATTATTACAAGCCTAA